In Solanum pennellii chromosome 3, SPENNV200, a single window of DNA contains:
- the LOC107015341 gene encoding thaumatin-like protein 1b, which yields MLNPSQSVSVSAPTGWSGRLWGRTFCSQDSSTGKFTCASGDCGSGTVECSGAGAAPPATLAEFTLNGSGGLDFYDVSLVDGYNLPMLITPKGGVGNCSTTGCGVDLNGSCPNELKQMMNSLSSECVGCKSACEAFGDPKYCCSGSYATPDTCKPTDYSLFFKRACPRSYSYAYDDGSSTFTCGGSADYVITFCPVPPDSPKSPGGGAGDGSSPTSRGVLTNSPSPLLTSLIINILVAFWDMMQFH from the exons ATGTTAAACCCCAGCCAGTCCGTCTCGGTTTCCGCGCCAACGGGCTGGTCGGGTCGTTTATGGGGTCGGACTTTCTGTTCCCAAGATTCATCCACAGGCAAATTTACCTGTGCATCAGGTGATTGTGGCTCCGGAACAGTGGAATGTTCCGGAGCTGGAGCTGCTCCGCCAGCTACGCTGGCGGAGTTCACCTTGAATGGTTCCGGAGGGCTTGATTTCTACGATGTTAGCCTTGTGGACGGTTATAACTTACCAATGCTTATAACTCCAAAAGGCGGAGTTGGAAACTGTTCAACAACCGGTTGTGGTGTTGATCTTAATGGGTCATGCCCGAATGAGCTGAAGCAAATGATGAATAGCTTAAGTAGTGAGTGTGTGGGATGTAAAAGCGCTTGTGAAGcgtttggtgatccaaaatatTGTTGTAGTGGATCATACGCCACGCCTGATACATGCAAGCCAACGGATTACTCATTGTTCTTCAAGAGGGCATGTCCGCGATCTTATAGCTATGCTTATGATGATGGCTCCAGTACTTTCACTTGTGGTGGTTCTGCAGATTATGTTATCACCTTTTGCCCTGTTCCTCCTGATAG CCCTAAATCACCTGGAGGAGGTGCTGGCGATGGATCGTCGCCCACGAGCCGCGGTGTATTAACCAATAGTCCATCACCATTGTTGACAAGCTTGATAATCAATATTTTAGTAGCATTTTGGGATATGATGCAGTTCCATTGA